One window of the Camelina sativa cultivar DH55 chromosome 1, Cs, whole genome shotgun sequence genome contains the following:
- the LOC109124780 gene encoding phospholipase A2-alpha encodes MSHEIEEAKDRVTGSSSSTFFLTHFIFTKTKVIFFSLSELSSSTMAAPIILFSFLFFFAVSVSALNVGVQLTHPSISLSKECSRKCESEFCSVPPFLRYGKYCGLLYSGCPGERPCDGLDSCCMNHDACVQSKNNDYLSQECSQKFINCMNNFSQKKQPTFKGNKCDADEVIDVISIVMEAALIAGRVFKKP; translated from the exons ATGAGTCACGAGATAGAAGAAGCCAAAGACAGAGTCACAGGCTCTTCGTCTTCTACCTTCTTCCTTACTCATTTCATTTTCACCAAAACCAAAGTTATATTCTTCTCACTTTCCGAGCTTTCCAGTTCAACTATGGCGGCTCCGATCATacttttctctttccttttcttcttcgcTGTCTCCGTCTCTGCGCTTAACGTCGGTGTTCAGCTCACACATCCCTCCATTTCCTTG AGTAAAGAATGTAGCCGGAAATGTGAATCAGAGTTCTGTTCAG TGCCTCCATTTCTGAGGTATGGGAAGTATTGTGGACTACTTTACAGTGGATGTCCTGGTGAGAGACCTTGTGATGGTCTTGATTCTTGTTGCATGAACCATGATGCTTGTGTCCAATCCAAGAATA ATGACTATCTAAGCCAAGAGTGTAGTCAGAAGTTCATTAACTGCATGAACAATTTTAGCCAGAAGAAGCAACCGACGTTCAAAGGTAACAAATGCGATGCTGATGAAGTGATTGATGTCATCTCCATTGTCATGGAAGCTGCTCTTATCGCCGGCAGAGTCTTCAAAAAACCctaa